One Lycium barbarum isolate Lr01 chromosome 5, ASM1917538v2, whole genome shotgun sequence genomic window carries:
- the LOC132639530 gene encoding uncharacterized protein LOC132639530, with amino-acid sequence MAVKLDMAKAYDRVEWFYIQKLLLKMDLHENFVTWMMKCVTIPTYRFKINGDIAGEVKPTRGLRQGDPLSPYLILLCAEGLSRILNQAEVLGDIQSLRLIRGGPTVNHIFFADDSFIFCNANAQNAAKISEILRTFEECLGQRVNFAKSAIFFSKNTSELEKDEIIVELGRLQRNNLGSYLGLPAVVGRLKKKLLDFIKDRVKAKIKDWKNNFLNPAGKK; translated from the coding sequence ATGGCTGTTAAACTAGATATGGCCAAAGCGTATGATCGTGTAGAGTGGTTTTATATCCAAAAATTACTTCTTAAAATGGACCTTCACGAGAATTTTGTCACTTGGATGATGAAATGTGTTACTATTCCGACATATAGGTTTAAAATTAATGGGGATATAGCAGGAGAGGTGAAACCTACTAGAGGATTAAGGCAAGGGGATCCTCTATCTCCTTATTTGATCTTACTATGTGCGGAAGGTCTTTCAAGAATTCTAAATCAAGCAGAAGTACTAGGGGATATACAAAGTTTACGTTTAATCAGAGGTGGACCTACAGTTAACCATATATTTTTCGCTGATGATTCATTTATTTTTTGTAATGCAAATGCTCAGAATGCCGCTAAAATATCTGAAATTTTAAGAACTTTTGAAGAATGTTTGGGTCAAAGGGTTAATTTTGCCAAGTCTGCTATATTCTTTAGTAAAAATACTTCTGAACTTGAGAAAGATGAAATTATTGTGGAACTAGGACGATTACAAAGAAATAACTTAGGGTCATACTTGGGCTTACCTGCAGTAGTTGGACGATTGAAGAAAAAACTGTTAGATTTTATTAAAGATAGAGTGAAGGCTAAAATAAAAgattggaaaaataattttttaaacccTGCAGGAAAGAAGTGA
- the LOC132639531 gene encoding uncharacterized protein LOC132639531, with amino-acid sequence MIWKIQNGHISFWWDNWTGYGAIVTYCPDYVHSIRTRVRNFIIDNEWDLQSLGHIVTGWLLHHIASIKIGSQHKKDYLMWKLAADGVFSNKEAWNGIRTHRKKDLFVDMPVDCLCCSNAQPETIQHFFIESEPALFLWKYFGQPLGISYQVQLVRAFLHEWWQTRSKNEMHKMIIHVIPVIICWIMWINRCSCRYGDQKKFYIRRMQQEVIWYLKAAMDKAFPNFKMELPWLQLCEVVEKLKPRANITQVTWSMPTGKIKVNTDGSYNNHGNRAGIGGIARDEAGSMIFAFAIPVQGASHNMIEAMAIRYAAQWIKNNGYRQSYIESDSLMIVEMLTNRTSNNLTIKDIIEETMNIGDQMEITFKHCYREGNQTANFLAKFASSKENPSLSHNLQQMPRGAFGAYYLDKSQMPSMRIRYDKANVFVS; translated from the exons ATGATCTGGAAAATTCAAAATGGTCATATCAGCTTTTGGTGGGACAATTGGACTGGTTATGGAGCTATTGTTACTTACTGCCCGGATTATGTACACTCTATTAGAACAAGAGTAAGAAACTTCATTATTGATAATGAATGGGATTTGCAAAGCTTGGGACACATAGTTACTGGTTGGCTGCTACATCACATTGCCAGTATCAAGATTGGATCACAACACAAAAAAGACTACTTAATGTGGAAGCTGGCTGCAGATGGAGTTTTTTCCAACAAAGAAGCCTGGAATGGGATAAGAACTCATAGAAAGAAGGACCT GTTTGTGGACATGCCAGTTGACTGCTTATGCTGTTCAAATGCTCAACCAGAGACTATCCAACATTTTTTCATCGAAAGTGAGCCTGCTCTATTTCTGTGGAAATATTTTGGACAACCTCTTGGAATCAGTTATCAAGTCCAACTTGTTAGAGCTTTTCTACATGAATGGTGGCAAACCCGGAGCAAAAATGAAATGCACAAGATGATAATTCATGTTATCCCAGTTATCATATGTTGGATAATGTGGATAAACAGATGCTCTTGCAGATATGGAGATCAGAAAAAATTCTACATTAGGAGAATGCAACAAGAGGTGATTTGGTATCTCAAAGCAGCAATGGACAAAGCATTCCCAAACTTCAAAATGGAGTTGCCTTGGCTTCAACTGTGTGAAGTAGTGGAGAAGCTTAAACCAAGAGCAAATATTACACAAGTAACATGGAGCATGCCAACTGGGAAAATAAAAGTTAACACTGATGGGAGCTACAACAATCATGGCAACAGAGCTGGAATCGGGGGAATAGCTAGAGATGAGGCTGGAAGCATGATTTTTGCCTTTGCAATCCCAGTTCAAGGTGCAAGTCATAATATGATAGAAGCTATGGCAATCAGATATGCTGCTCAATGGATCAAAAACAATGGATACAGACAAAGCTATATAGAGTCTGATTCATTGATGATTGTGGAAATGTTAACAAACAGGACCTCTAACAATCTTACTATAAAGGATATCATTGAGGAGACTATGAATATAGGGGATCAAATGGAGATTACTTTCAAACATTGCTACAGAGAGGGTAACCAAACTGCTAATTTTCTGGCTAAATTTGCATCATCTAAGGAGAATCCATCATTGAGTCATAACCTTCAACAGATGCCAAGAGGGGCCTTTGGTGCTTACTACTTAGACAAGAGTCAAATGCCTAGCATGAGGATAAGATATGACAAAGCTAATGTTTTTGTGAGCTAA